In the Caenorhabditis elegans chromosome X genome, one interval contains:
- the chil-10 gene encoding GH18 domain-containing protein (Confirmed by transcript evidence), producing the protein MIIILATWILISGVSAQATGKELIETLKFKPESISKASIIREHEQLNDQFHIPDNREGLTQLAYITPWNRHGYELAEKTAHKLTHVSPVWFQAKAFSENGKLDGCKIEGTHEINRDWIEKLREKNENIAIVPRILFDGWSAQEMKNLLMDAKVARHCFEDIANFYSRNQFEGAVVELYMQALISVQSLEVKEFIIESIQDLSRQMKKLHMQVILTVPAPLEWNNQPNNLVTPDDFKKITAVSDFVQIMTYDYRGNKPAGVAPYDWFESCIFYLGGGHKTLAGLNFYGYEFSKGNVEAITADRYLTLLKSEKSKLEFDEKSMEHRVKTSNSIAYFPSLTSLELRINMAHRYDVGIAIWDYGQGLDYFTNLLI; encoded by the exons atgattattatACTTGCCACGTGGATATTGATATCTGGAGTCAGTGCTCAAGCCACTGGAAAAGAGCTTATCGAAACACTGAAATTCAAGCCAGAATCAATTTCCAAAGCGTCGATTATAAGAGAGCACGAGCAACTCAACGATCAGTTCCACATTCCGGACAACCGAGAAGGGCTCACTCAGCTGGCGTATATTACACCg TGGAACCGGCATGGCTACGAGTTGGCGGAGAAAACAGCTCACAAGCTGACTCACGTCTCTCCGGTTTGGTTTCAAGCCAAGGCATTCAGTGAAAACGGGAAATTGGATGGCTGCAAGATTGAAGGAACACATGAAATTAACCGAGATTGGATTGAAAAGCTCcgtgaaaaaaacgaaaacatcGCGATTGTGCCTCGAATTCTGTTTGATGGTTGGAGTGCTCAGGAGATGAAGAACTTGTTGATGGATGCAAAAGTTGCAAGACATTGTTTCGAGGATATCGCCAATTTTTACAGC agaaaCCAGTTTGAAGGCGCTGTCGTGGAGCTCTACATGCAAGCATTGATCTCTGTGCAGTCTCTAGAAGTAAAGGAGTTTATCATCGAAAGTATACAAGACTTGTCGAGGCAAATGAAAAAGTTGCATATGCAAGTGATTCTAACAGTTCCTGCGCCCCTGGAATGGAATAA ccaaCCCAACAATCTCGTGACTCCGGATGACTTTAAGAAGATCACAGCTGTTTCCGATTTTGTTCAG ataatgacCTACGATTACCGGGGAAACAAACCAGCTGGTGTGGCTCCATACGACTgg TTTGAGAGCTGTATCTTCTACTTGGGAGGTGGCCACAAAACACTGGCGGGACTCAATTTCTACGGCTATGAGTTCTCCAAAGGCAATGTGGAAGCAATCACTGCGGATAG ATACTTGACACtattgaaatctgaaaaatccaagTTGGAGTTTGACGAAAAGTCAATGGAGCACAGAGTAAAGACCTCTAATTCCATCGCCTATTTCCCATCACTCACCTCGCTGGAACTTCGCATCAATATGGCTCACCGCTACGATGTCGGAATTGCCATTTGGGATTATGGACAGGGACTCGACTATTTCactaatttattgatttaa